CCGCGGCTACCGCATCCGTCCGTAAAGGTACCACTATTCGCCGTCGGGGAAGGCGACCTCGCGTTCGCGGCCGTCCTCGGGGACGAACACCTCGCCGTCGAAGACCTCGCCGGCCTCCGCCGCCAGTCGGTCGGTCTGCCCGGCGTAGCGCGTCGAGATGTGGGTCAGCGCCAGCGCGCGGACGCCGGCGTCGGCCGCGACCTGGCCGGCTTCGCGGGCCGTCGAGTGGGCCGTCGCCTGCGCGCGGTCGGCCCGGTCCTGTGCGAAGGTCGCGTCGTGGACGAGCAGGTCGGCGTCGGCGCTCGCCTCGACGACGGCGTCGGTCGGCCGGGTGTCACCGGTGTAGACGAACGTCCGCCCGGGACGAGGGGGGCCGACTACCTCCTCGGGCTGGACGGTCCGCCCGTCGTGTTCGATCGGGTCGCCCCGGTGGAGCTTCGAGTACTTCGGTCCCGGGGGGATACCCAGTTCTTCCTCTGCTTTCTCGCGGTCGAACCGACCCTTGCGGTCGTCCTCCGCGAGGACGTAGCCGACCGACGCGCACCGATGGGTCGTCGCGATCGCCCTGACGGTGTACTCCTCGCCGTCCAGCGCGACGTCACCGGCCGACAGTTCGTTGATCCGGACCGGAAAGGACGGTTTCGTCCCGTTTGCCTCGATGAGTTGCCGAACGTTCCCGCGGGTTCCGGCGGGCGTGTGGATCGCGATGGGGGCGTCTCGGTCGTTGAAGTCGAACGTCTGGAGCAGCCCCGGAATCCCCAGGACGTGGTCGCCGTGGAGGTGGGTCACGAACAGGTGATCGACGGAGAACCCGGTTCCGAAACGCATCATCTGGCGCTGGGTCCCTTCGCCGCAGTCGAACAGGAGGTAATCGCCGTCCTTGTTGACGAACAGTCCGCTCGTGTTTCGCTGTGTCGTCGGCACGGCCCCACTCGTCCCGAGGAACGTCACGCGCATCTCGTCGCACCGTCGGCCGCCGACGGGTAAACGCGTGTCGAAAACCACCGACCGCACACCCTGTCACCCGTTCACATTTATACCGGAGGCTGTCGTATCGGTCCCCATGAAGTTCGTCATCGTCGGCTACGGTCGCGTCGGCTCGCGGACCGCGCGTATCCTCCAGAGCGAGGGCCACGAAGTCAGCATCGTCGAGAACAATCTCGAGAAGGCCGATCGGGCCCGCGACGCCGGGTTTACCGTCTTCGAGGGCGACGGCACCGACGAGAGCGTCCTCGAAGACGCCGGCATCGAGACGGCAGACGCCATCGGCGGGCTGACCGGCGACCTCAACACCAACTTCACCGCCTGTATGATCGGCAAGGAGTTCGACTGTCGGACCGTCCTGCGGATCGACGCCGACTACCGCGAGGAGATCTACGAGAAGTACGCCGCCGACGTCGACGAGATCATCTACCCCGAACGGCTCGGAGCCGCCGGCGCGAAGACGGCACTCCTGGGCGGGGACTTCAACGTCTTCGCGGACCTGACCGAGAAGCTCTCGATCGCCAGCGTCCGGGTCCCCGAGGGATCGCCGGTGATCGGCACGCGTGTCGTCGAACTGGACCTGCCCGGCGAGGCCCGGGTGTACGCACACGGCCGCGCCCACGAGTCGATGACGATCCCGCTCCCACAGACGGAGATCGAGGCCGGTGACAGCGTCGCCGTGATGGCTGCGCCCGAGGGGCTCGACGAAGTCCGGGCGGCGTTCGGCGGCGAGGCCTCTGCCTGAGAGCGGCGAAGAGGGGTATCCGGGCGCGCTGTGGGAGGATAGGATAGGATTGGTCGCCGGTGCGCGCCCGGATAAGGCGAGGGTTCCTCGGGAGATAAACACCCGTCAGACATGCGGCAGACGGTACGGCTTTTGCGCTCCCGTCCGTTCGTTGTTGTATGACCTGGGGCGACCTGTTCGAACGAGCCAGCGAGTACGGGACGAGCGTCGAGCACGTCCGCGAAACGCTCTCGGAACGCCGCGACGATGGCTGAGTCGTCGCCGGCCCGCGTCGTCGCCGACGCCGACGTGCTGGCGGCGGACCTCCTGTGTGGCGACGGCCCCGCCCGGGCCGCGCTGGACCACGTGCGGTGCCACGCCTGGATGACCCTCGTCGCCAGCGATCCCCTGCTGGACGACGCACAGGCGGTGATCGAGCGGCTGAGCGATCCGCCGCTGGCGACCGACTGGCGCGAACGGATCGAGGGCGAACGCGAGCGGGTCGAACACCCGTCGGGGGACCACCCGGCGCTGGCCTCGGCCTATCGGGGCGGGGCCGCACACCTGCTGTCATTCGACGAGCGGCTTGGCAGCGCACAGACCGGCGCTGCCCTCCAGTCGCACATGCGGGTGAGCATCAGACCACCGGACGCCTTCGCGGGGCTGTTCGATCCGGAATCGCTGTACGCTGCCGTCGAGGGCGGGGAGTACCCCGGCCCCGACCGGGACCCGCGTGCCTGACCGGTTTCGCCCCGTCGAATTTTTCTCCACGAGCCACGAACGACCGGACATCGATATGTTGTCCCGTCTCCGCAACCCCGAGTACACCGGAGCGAACCGCTGTCTTCCCTGTACGGTCGTCAACAGCGCCATCGCCGTCACGCTGGCGGGTGCGGTCGGTGTCGGGGTCGCGACGGTCGCGACGCCCGTCGCCGGTGGCGTCGCCGCCCTGCTTGTGCTGGCCGGATCGGCGCTGTCGATCTGGCTCCGGGGATATCTGGTTCCGGGGACTCCGGAACTGACGAAACGATACATGCCGCCCTGGCTGTTGGCCTGGTTCGGGAAGGGGCCGGCGGCCGAGACGGGCACCAGCCACTTCGAGCAAGAGGACGTCGAACTGGAGACGATGCTGCTGGAACTCGATGTCCTGGAACCCTGTGACGACGTCGACGACCTCTGTCTGACCGACTCCTTCGACGAGGCCTGGACCCGCGAACTCCGGCAGGTCCCCGAGGATATCGACCCCCGTCGTGTCGTCGAACTGCTCGGGCTGGAAGCCGCCGAGGTCGGCATCCAGCAGTTCGACGACGCAGTCACGATCCACCGTGACGGTAGCCGTCTGGGGCAGTGGCCATCGAAGACGGCACTGCGTGTCGACGTCGCAGCCGCCCGGACGCTGGCCGAGTGGACCGACGAGTGGGGGAAGCTCTCGCCCGGTGCCCGGGGGGAGACCCTGGCCGGCCTGCGCGTGTTCGTCCGGGAATGTCCCGACGGCAGCGCGGCGACCTTTACGACCGAGACCGTCGAGTCCTGCTGTTCGAACTACGAGGTCGTCACGGTCCTCTGTGAGGGGACCGGCGAGCGCCTGCTCGAACAGCCCGTCAACTAACGCCCCTCGTTGACCAGCCGGGCGATCCGCCGGGTCGCCGAGCGGGGCGCGATTCGCCCGAGGAGATCGACCGCGCGCATCAGCCGGCTCGGGATCACGACGGTCTCGCCCGCGACGAGGCCCTCGTAGGCGGCCTCGGCGACCGCTTCGGGGGAGTTAGTCGTCAGCGAGCCGACCGTCGAGTCGCCCATCCCGGCACGCTCCTGGAACTCCGTGGCGACCGGGCCGGGACAGACGACCGTCACGTCGACCGGGTCGTCGCGCAGTTCCTCGGCGACGGCCTGCGTGAAACTGTTGACGTAGGCCTTGCTGGCGTAGTAGCCCGGGAGGAACGGGCCGGGCTGGAAGCCGGCCATCGAGCCGACCGACAGCACCGCGCCGCCGTCCTCGAACTCGTCGAGGAAAAGGCGGGTCAGCTCCACCGGAAGGACGACGTTGAGCCGTAACTGGGTGCGCTCGGCGTCGAGGTCGCTGTCGGCGAAGGGGCCGTAGGTGCCGACGCCGACGTTGTTGACGAGCACGCCGATCTCCAGCCCCCGATCGGTGACCGTCTCGTGGAGGGCGATCGCTGCCCGCGGATCGTCCAGATCCATCGTGATCGGCGTCGCGGTCACGCCGTGAGCCCGTTCGATCTCGGTCGCCAGCGACTGGAGTCGATCCTCGCGGCGGGCGACCAACACCACGTCGTGGCCGTTCGCGGCGAACTCGCGGGCCAGCGCC
Above is a window of Haloarcula halophila DNA encoding:
- the rnz gene encoding ribonuclease Z, with the translated sequence MRVTFLGTSGAVPTTQRNTSGLFVNKDGDYLLFDCGEGTQRQMMRFGTGFSVDHLFVTHLHGDHVLGIPGLLQTFDFNDRDAPIAIHTPAGTRGNVRQLIEANGTKPSFPVRINELSAGDVALDGEEYTVRAIATTHRCASVGYVLAEDDRKGRFDREKAEEELGIPPGPKYSKLHRGDPIEHDGRTVQPEEVVGPPRPGRTFVYTGDTRPTDAVVEASADADLLVHDATFAQDRADRAQATAHSTAREAGQVAADAGVRALALTHISTRYAGQTDRLAAEAGEVFDGEVFVPEDGREREVAFPDGE
- a CDS encoding potassium channel family protein, with product MKFVIVGYGRVGSRTARILQSEGHEVSIVENNLEKADRARDAGFTVFEGDGTDESVLEDAGIETADAIGGLTGDLNTNFTACMIGKEFDCRTVLRIDADYREEIYEKYAADVDEIIYPERLGAAGAKTALLGGDFNVFADLTEKLSIASVRVPEGSPVIGTRVVELDLPGEARVYAHGRAHESMTIPLPQTEIEAGDSVAVMAAPEGLDEVRAAFGGEASA
- a CDS encoding DUF7384 family protein — protein: MAESSPARVVADADVLAADLLCGDGPARAALDHVRCHAWMTLVASDPLLDDAQAVIERLSDPPLATDWRERIEGERERVEHPSGDHPALASAYRGGAAHLLSFDERLGSAQTGAALQSHMRVSIRPPDAFAGLFDPESLYAAVEGGEYPGPDRDPRA
- a CDS encoding SDR family NAD(P)-dependent oxidoreductase, which translates into the protein MVRRPMTVAGPALITGASAGIGAALAREFAANGHDVVLVARREDRLQSLATEIERAHGVTATPITMDLDDPRAAIALHETVTDRGLEIGVLVNNVGVGTYGPFADSDLDAERTQLRLNVVLPVELTRLFLDEFEDGGAVLSVGSMAGFQPGPFLPGYYASKAYVNSFTQAVAEELRDDPVDVTVVCPGPVATEFQERAGMGDSTVGSLTTNSPEAVAEAAYEGLVAGETVVIPSRLMRAVDLLGRIAPRSATRRIARLVNEGR